The Tripterygium wilfordii isolate XIE 37 chromosome 1, ASM1340144v1, whole genome shotgun sequence sequence cttcccttaccTGAAGACGGAGACCCACTCCCAAACTTCGACGGATCTTCGACAAAGAAGAGATGGATTACGGAGAACAAGACAACAACGCCAGTCCTGACACCTGCGACGACCAGACCTTTGATGGAGTAGCGATGGATGACGAGGAACAGGTCAGTTTCACCATAACCCAGCTTATAGGTTTTGATAGGAACATGTCAGGTCAGTTTTGATAGGAACCCACTATTGACCTAAGTTGAAACACCACTGCATGTCTTCATTATGTTTACAGGGCAAAGTGGTTGAGTTACAAACCCCAGTGATGATTGAAGTGGACACAACAGAATATTTTCGAACTGATATGGTATTGTTGCAGAACCCTTCATTTCGCAGTTCATGTAAAATGGAATTTGTTTAGGCAATAATGTTAATGTTGCTGCTGGGTTTTATGGATTGTGTAGGTATTTCAGAATAAGGAGGCTGTTGTTGAGTACGCAAGGAAATGTGGCCGTAGGCATGGAGTTGTAGTTGTTGTTCAAAGGTCAGACGTCAACGATCTTAAGAGAACCCCTAGGATTTTATTTGGCTGTGAGAGAAGTGGTGGATATAGGGCAAAATGTAAtgcaaagaagaggaaaaaatcaacaaaaaaatgtgGCTGCCCATTCTCCCTGAAAGCTCATGTGTCAAATGCACTTACTGGGACATGGATATTGGTTGTTTTGAATGGGAAGCACAATCATGCCTTGGTTAAAGCATTTGAAGGTTATTCATATGTTGCAAGTGCAGAGAATTGTAATCACACCACTGCCAAATCTTTTGGTTTGCCATGTGGTCATATGCTCACAAAATATAGAAATGAAGAGAGTAGCATCCCACTCagtgatcaacctttcagtgAAGAACCCAAAAATGATGTGACAATTGATGCTGAGATTGACATTGTGAGAAGGACATTTGCAACTGCTACTGTACCTCAAAAGCTAGAAATTAAAAGACAGCTTCGGTCTTTATGCAAGGCAAGCAGTACTTCTATCTTAGAGACAAAATCAAAGGTCAATGGGAGGGGGAGAAAGAAGGGGTTGAATGAGATTAAAACCAGTCCAGTAGTGGACAAATTAACGAAGCGTGATCCTTTAGCCTTTGAGTACACACTTGAGTCTCATGTATTTGATGATGTTACGCAAAGTCAGAATTCTCAATTTTCAACTCAGAGTTTGAAACAAAAGGCAAAATTGAAAGTTCATAGGACTAGAAaggcaaacacaaaaaatttggTGTCTCTATTTCCTGATTTTCTGCAGCCCTATATATCTAATTTTGTTGATGTTCCTGGAGATGGCCACTGTGCATTCAGGGTTGTGGCATCTTTCTATGGTTGGGACAATGATGGTTGGAAATTGGTGCGAAACGATCTCGCAAATGAGTTGCACATATATGGACAACAATATGACAAGCTATTATCTCC is a genomic window containing:
- the LOC120003298 gene encoding uncharacterized protein LOC120003298, coding for MDYGEQDNNASPDTCDDQTFDGVAMDDEEQGKVVELQTPVMIEVDTTEYFRTDMVFQNKEAVVEYARKCGRRHGVVVVVQRSDVNDLKRTPRILFGCERSGGYRAKCNAKKRKKSTKKCGCPFSLKAHVSNALTGTWILVVLNGKHNHALVKAFEGYSYVASAENCNHTTAKSFGLPCGHMLTKYRNEESSIPLSDQPFSEEPKNDVTIDAEIDIVRRTFATATVPQKLEIKRQLRSLCKASSTSILETKSKVNGRGRKKGLNEIKTSPVVDKLTKRDPLAFEYTLESHVFDDVTQSQNSQFSTQSLKQKAKLKVHRTRKANTKNLVSLFPDFLQPYISNFVDVPGDGHCAFRVVASFYGWDNDGWKLVRNDLANELHIYGQQYDKLLSPFSSTAELLSSVECYAEMADAKNWIVMPYMGNVISTCYNVVVLLISQEQCVTFFPLRDPMPLEYKEGIMVFGYINDSHFIRMELEPDSPIPPVSNMWSDHHHINASGWLEMFASRIEKFKTLSSSEACNIATVELLN